The Lusitaniella coriacea LEGE 07157 sequence CCCCAACAATTCAAGCCACCCCAAATAAAGAAGAAACCTTCGTCCTCGGCGAGATTTCCGACGAACCCACCAAAAAAATTCAAAGATTCCAACCCCTTGCCAATCTCCTTGCTGCTAACTTAGAAGAGTTTGGCATTACTCAAGGCAACGTCAAGATCGTTCCAGACCTGGAAAGTATGATTCGCGCGATCGATGCGGGGGAAATAGACCTTTTTTTTGATAGCCTTTACCCAGCAATGATTATCAGCGATCGCGCTCAAGCCAAGCCTATCTTACGACGTTGGAAAAAGGGACAAGCAGAATATAGCACCATCTTCTTCACCCGAAACGATAACGACATCGCCTCCCTCTCCGAACTCAAGGGAAAATTCGTGGGTTTAGAAGAAAAAATCTCAACATCGGGATATTTGCTCCCCATCGCATATTTATTAGAAGCAGGCTTAAAACCCGTCGAGAAAAAGAACGATACTGCTACAGTGGCAGCAAATGAAGTGGGCTATATTTTTACCCGCGACGATGAAAATACCGTGCAGTGGGTATTAAGTGGCAAAGTCATTGCGGGTGCTGTTGATAGTCAAACATTTGCCAGCATTCCAGAAGAAAGTCGCGCCAAGTTGAATATTATTGCTGAAACTGAGAAAGTTCCTCGGCAATTGGTTTTAATTCGCTCAGATATTGAGGAAAAAGAACGAGAAAAGATAACTTCTCTTTTGGAAAATCTCGATACCACAGAGGAAGGAAAAAAGGTATTAGAGCAGCTCGAAAAGACCAAAAAGTTTGACAAGTTTCCCAGCGAACAAAGCTTGGAGCAAATGCGAACGTTGTATCAAAAGGTTCAAAATCAAGCTCAGTAAGAACGATAATGATTAGATTTCCCTGGCAACGATGGTCTTTAGCCGTCAAAATTACATCAATGATGACGCTATCGATCGTTCTCGCCGTTGCTAGCGTCACATTACTCTCCCTTCATCGCGAACGGCAAGCTTTTCGCCGGGAACTCAAAAGTCAAGCTCAATTGATGCTCGATCTTATGGAAATTTCCGCACAGGATGCCTTGTACTACCAGGACGTGGACTTACTGTCCGATCTAATGAGAAGACTGGGGAAAGATCGCTATATTGTCCTATCCAGTCGTATCTATGACAACCAAGGTCAAATTCTCGTGGATGCCTCCGACCAATCGTTAAAATATGGCATCCAAATCGACCCCTTTGCCCAGCAAGTTATCGCGCAGCCAGCGATACTCTTTCAATGGAAATCCGATAGCCTTCTTGCCGGACAAGCCGTAACCATTGAAAATCAAACCCTTGGAGCCATTAGCGTCGAGCTTTCCACCGCACCCCTCAATCGAAAAATTTCCACCGTGCGCGATCGCGGTATCCTCGTAGCATTCCTCGCCGTCATTATTGGGATGCTCCTCTCCCTCCTCCTCAGCCGTTCGATAACCAACCCCCTACAACACGTAGTCGAAGCCACAAAACGACTCGCTGAAGGCGACCTAGAGCAACAACTCGCCCTACAAAACGAAGACGAACTCGCAACCCTAGCCAACGCCTTTAACCGCATGACCGCCCAATTGCGAGAAACCATACTCACCCTGCAACAAACCAAAGAAAAAGCAGAAGTCGCCAACCGCGCCAAAAGCGAATTTCTCGCCAACATGAGCCACGAGTTGCGCACCCCCCTCAACGCCATTCTCGGCTTCACTCAAATCATCCTGCGCGGCGACACCTCCCCCCAAGAACAGCACAACTACATCGAAATCGTCAACCGCAGCGGCGAACACCTCCTCTCTCTGATTAACGACATCCTGGAAATGTCCAAAATCGAAGCAGGAAAGATTACCCTCAATCCTGGTAGTTTTGACCTCTATCGCCTCCTGAACACCCTAGAGGAAATGTTTCGCCTCAAAGCCCAAGCCAAAAG is a genomic window containing:
- a CDS encoding phosphate/phosphite/phosphonate ABC transporter substrate-binding protein, which gives rise to PTIQATPNKEETFVLGEISDEPTKKIQRFQPLANLLAANLEEFGITQGNVKIVPDLESMIRAIDAGEIDLFFDSLYPAMIISDRAQAKPILRRWKKGQAEYSTIFFTRNDNDIASLSELKGKFVGLEEKISTSGYLLPIAYLLEAGLKPVEKKNDTATVAANEVGYIFTRDDENTVQWVLSGKVIAGAVDSQTFASIPEESRAKLNIIAETEKVPRQLVLIRSDIEEKEREKITSLLENLDTTEEGKKVLEQLEKTKKFDKFPSEQSLEQMRTLYQKVQNQAQ